AAGAttactgaaaacaataaaagataaaatgtgAAATGAGAAATGAGACAAACATCAGAATGGGAGATGAGAAGAACCagagagcatttttttttttttttggctatgaaCCAGAGAGCCTGTTATGTGAAAGTTGTTagttccaaaaatataaagcaaTTAATAGTTTGGTGTCTTAATAATATAGAATGGCTGTCTTTAATATATACGTATTACAATTGGGTTCAGCACCAGAACTAACTTCTGTGAATGAGCACCAATGACTTTAATAAAGATGACTGTAAATAAGCATAAATGtcatttttaagagaaaaaaatttttatttttattttaacaatcatcaatgaacttaTATTTATATGTCCGACAAAGGCCTCCATATTCAACGGGCAACCACTTGGGAGATTGTTGAATCATCAACCGAACAAATTTCTAGCTGCAATCTGGAGTTGtattcatcatcttcatctctTTTCGTTGAAAATGCAGGCTTTTTAGGAATTGTCACAGCCACAGTTTCATTTTTTAGCATTGAGGAAACTTCCAACATTTACGGCCTATCAATTGCGTTTTCCTGAACACATAAAAGAGCTATGTGCGTGCATCGAATTAGTTTACACGATGAATTTGTATCACCTAGAGTTGGATCCATAAATTCCGTTCCTTTGCCTTCTCTCCATAGCTCATATGCCTGAAATATAGAATATTAACCATCATTTCGAAATGCAGAAATAATACTTAGcaagagaaaataaattcaagaCTTTGATCCACGTTTGTTCTAGCAATGTTTGTTAAAGTAACTTACATACTCTTGGAGGTTTAGATTCTCATCCAAGCCATAATAACAAGCAGTCTTCttgccacttatgatttgtaGAAGTAGAACTCCAAAGTTATAAACATCATATTTAGTAGAGTATAAACCTTTTTGCATGTATTCAGGTGGAATATAACCACTACATTATTGGATTATGAACAACATGGTTAATTGCTTTACAAGAAATCTTGGGTTATAAAGTTTTATTTAAGTAGAGTACTTACTAGGTTCCAACAATGCGGCTTGTGTTTGCTTCTTGTTCATCTTTCTTGAAAATTCTAGCCATGCCATAGTCTGAGATCTTGGGCTTCATCTCTTCATCCAGTAAAATGTTACTAGCTTTCAAATCTCGGTGAATTATTATCATTCTTGAATACCCTTGAAGATATAAAAGCTCTTGAGTTACCCCTTCAATAATGTCAATGCATTTTCTCCAATCCAATAGGTATCGTCTGTCAGGGTCTATGACAAATTAGATAAAGAACAATTAGTTATACACTCATATTGGGGCTAATAAAGCACTAAGATGTGAAACATTGCATTTAACATATATTAGTAACTATAATTGGTAGATGAAAGATATCAAACCAAAGAGGTAGAAGTCCAAGCTTTTGTTCAACATGTACTTGTAGATTAGCATTTTTTCATCCATTTCAATGCAAAATCCCTAAAACTTGCACATGATTTACATGTAGTAGTTTTGCAGTGAGCATAACCTCATTCTTGAACTCCTTAATTCCTTGTGTGGAcgtttttgaaagttttttcatagctatttcttttctatttggTAACACACCTTGACAAAACAAAGACACCTATGAATGGTATCTTTCACCTAATAAGAAACTTCAAGACATTTAATGATGAtaaaagagtaatgctagaaACAATGCCAGCTCAATAAAGTTTAAAGCCTAAGGGGACAAATttaagcaaatttttttgcatatataattatcaattaaaaaataatcattttatccttttatattataattttgggAAAGACAAAATTACCATTTTGGGGTCCACTTTttaccattttggtccctatattttgggtcattttcAATTTGATCAATACTTTTTTCtaacagtcaatttggtccctacattttcttAACAGTCATTTTGAAATTGATCCCAAAATATGGGAACCAAATTGACTATTAGGAAAAAGTATTGACCAAAttgaaaatacccaaaaatgTAGAAATCAAAAGGATAATTTTGCCTAAAATATACCATAagaatggttttattttaaaaatttttcatatAGGAAACCGGTGGTCCCAACCTTTGGCGACTCTATTCTACTCCCTACCCATGGGACACATTGGAAATCCCGTAGACCAATAGTATGGTGGATGAAACTTGGAACCTCTGGATATAAGACATGTCCTTTAAGTCCATTGAGCTGAAGGGTGGCTTTACATTGAGCTCAAAATGTTCATATGAACAACCTGACTTGAAAAATGATTTATATAcatgtttattttaaaactaatgTGTTTtctttaccttaaaaaaatattgaacacCGTGACTTAAGAATCCCAAGAAtttgggttcaacaaaaataatattgtcCCCCCAAACATAATGTTTATCCccttaaacaataaaaataaataaagcccaaataacaataataaaaattagctcAAATAATAGCTAAAATAgcccaaacaacaacaaatgaacaaaacaTTGAACAATAATGctcattcaaaaacaaaaaataaaaaccctaatcatTCAGATTCATAACTCATTCAATCcattccataaaaataatttataataatttttttcctaagaaaGGTATTAACAGAGATACTATGGTCGTGAGTTCTCTTCAGCAACACTGGCAACTCTGTTCTTATTAGCTTTGTTGTCGTAGTAGCTATGCTTTTCTTGGCAGCTCAACTCATAATGGTAGTAGGTATGATTCATTGCTCtatgcatctctctctctctctctccgtttttctcttctctatcaTTATTTCAGAAtctctctcactttattacCGTCATTTCAACATTCTCAGTGCTCACCTTATCTCTCATTAGTCATTTTTTGCCTTTTCATATTCTTAGTAGaatgaaattgtaaaacttaatgtatttgtaattttttttttgtgatgtcaatatatttaagttctttttttatttcattttgtataatttaagttgtCTTAACAGctattctagaaaaaaaaataattctagagCAGCTACTAATTGAGCCCAGCATCCAAGTGTCTCTATATAGACCAATGATTTTATAGATAGATTCATGTTTTTGCCAATTTGTTTAGTGTGAAAAATGAAGCCCCAGTAGTGATGTTGGGCAATGCCACAATGTAGAGTCTAACAAAAGTTTACCTTGTATACGGGTAGACGTGGCAAAATGGGTGGGTTGGATCGGGTTTGAGTTGGGCCAATCGGGTTTGCAGGTCAAACGGGTtgcgggtcaaaacgggtcatttttaaacaagttaatcgggttgcgggtcgggtcgggtttacccgtatttttcaaacaattttttttttcaattacaaaaacaaatcaatgacaacctgtttagagagaaagaataaaattaattaagcaaATGAATTGCACTTAATGCCACTTGTTAATATCCTTCCAATTCTGATAGTTTTGagcatgacaaaaattatttatagtcataaattcataatggaAAAAATCTTCAATGTTAATAGTTCACTGTCAAAATGCATATGATTACAAGTTTATATCTTCAAAAAGAGATAGatcataaaacaaacaaaacaagtaagCCAGCAAAGTAGAAAGTTATCGGTCTTCTTAAGTGCACATGtttttgttgcatttaaaataatagtaaagttagattacttagaaagataaactaaacaaaaaaaagatttaaaaataaacataacatattaagtaaagaagaataagtaaatattttataaaaattacacctcaatctcaatctactcAACGTTGGTAGCAGATTCAGCATTGCAAATATTTATACTTGcaaattgtagctcaagttGGCCAATTTTGTTAGCATCTTCatctataataaaatattttaatataacttaatGTACCATGAAAGCaaatcaataaagaattaaaattgtataattatgaCTATAAAAAACGTAGCTTCAAATCCATATAACCAACTTTTAGTACATAATGTAGCTTCCACATTCTCAGGTAAAAGATATGATCGATACggagtaagaattttttttcccaactgGGAAAGGAAGCTTTGTGGTTCACTGGTTTGGTTTGACTCAACTTTTTCAAGTTTGCCATTTGTGGCTTTGTGCATTGTAAcattgttcatttgtttgtgcTTTAGGCTTTGGAGTTTGGACAATGGACTACAGTTCAGCTTAGttgaatgagaatttttttttttaatggttgtctacttgtcttgactcttgagtcACTTGATAGCCTTGGCCTTTATGTTGTGTAATGTGTTAAGGACCTTTTGTCTTGTCTGATGGCAATTGATTTGGCAGGCAAGCACTGAAGCTAGGCTAGCAGctagcttctcaaaaaaaaaaaaaaaagctaggcTAGCTAGCTTTTATTGGTAGTCATTCTcactaatatataatatatattgattattagtTTTGGTACTTTGTGCTTTATGCACTTAGTATCAGGAcgtaatttaaataattttttagcgAATTTTTTTAACAGGTCAGGTCACGAGTTatccgggtcgggtcgggtcgggtcaggtcgggtcacgggtcaacccgtttttgcttcgggtaAAAAAAATCGAGTTCGGGTCAGGTTTTTTCAGGTCTAGTCaggtcgggtcagaaaatttTAACCTATATTGCCATGTCTATATACAAGGCCATAACCTCCCtctccaagtttttttttacattgaaaATTTATCTATAGCTGCCTCAATGTCGACTAAACTAAAGACTTGCAAATCAAGAACACTACTCTCCGAATCCCCTGTAGTTGCTATACAATTAACTTCAGACTCTAATTCTTTAGCTGTAACCACCattccaaaattgaaaaaaaattagaataagaACAGAGAAAAGGCCCCGAAATTTCAATTCCTCAATCATGGTAATTAGCTAATTATAAGAAAATCCTTTTAACTAAGGGGGGAGCTACACACATggccccccaatttttttttttttttttttttttttttttaatttcctttatatataattgttttaacatttttgaaaatttagcaTACAAAAATAggagtcccccccccccctcaaaaaaaatttgacttagTCCaatcattttcttaaaaaaataattggtcgAATAGTTATAGAaacaatcttttatttttctcaaatttttattgtaaaatgtgctcttatatctgttaatttttttttttttttttttttaaatttggcatcaaacatgtttggatctatctttttcaacccattATGTGGTGATTAAACAAGTCattaacttattaaaaaaatcttgtgaCAAAAACCATGCAAAAAATGTCtctttagttgccacataatAGGTTAGAGCAAGATAGttttaaatatgtttggagcCAAATTTGTTCCTCCATGTTTTAgatcattcatgtttttgaaaatttcattagttcaattgaaatattttttactcaCTTTGGTATACAATTTGATCATTTGtattgaaaatcaaaatttttaaagaatttgaCTATGGAAATGGTAAaagatgaattttattttattctatgaaAGATTGTcatcaaatataattttgatagaTAATATTAAGCTTTTTGTGTGTCTGTGGGTATGTAACTTATCaagtaaaaaagtgtgtgtatatgtgcgtgtgtgtgtgtgtgtgtgtgtgtgtgtgtgtgtggggggggggggggggggattgtCTTGACTAATATATTAACGTCGCAACTCAGCATctctaaataaaaattcttggCTCCACCCCTGTTTTAACTATAGATGGTAAATGGTAACACACTTTCTAGAGAAAAGTTACCTTTGAATGTGAGTATTCTCATTCGTAAGTACTGTATTGCAAGGCCTAGTAATAGAGAAGTGGTAATAGTTGTAGTCAAAGCGATCACCAATAGTCGCCACTTGGACTTGGGTCgtccattatttttttcctcttgagCTGACAACGCAAACTCATTAATTTAATGAGAGATTAATATGCTAAGATCTAAAAAGCTATCTCATTTATATATGAGAATTGctacatttacaatatttttacaataaattctaagtgataagttgttacTGACTATTACTAGTTGAcataaaagtaatatcaatGGTGGGcacaaattagaattagttgtaACTTGCTACTTCGAATTTATTgcaaaattgttataaaaatgttgttgaCATAAGCTCCATttgagaacaacttatttagctgaatctgaaaattttttgttgaaaatgcgCTAAAGTATGCTTgtaccttaaaaaaattgaaaatgtaaaaaaaaaaagacatgaaaaaaatgaggctttaaaaaaatgtacattaaaactaaaaactaagcTTACAAGCTTATGCCATTGGTAGTATTACTCTTTTGAGCCTTAAATGAACAAATAGACTCTAAGAGCATTCTCGTCAGCTTTctcaaatgtgccaaatgctaaatatttggcacatttggcacaccaaacacaaaaacggACCCTCATCAGGTGTGCTAAatgtctcaaaattttgagacatGCTACAGTACGCTCTCAAATATGAGAGCGTACGGACAGAAATgctattttagttttataattttttattctcttttctctctcctctctcatcactttcttcttttctcttctttctcattttgCCTCGGAGTCTCAAACACCAAACCTCTCCAACCCACTTCAatcactcttttttcttctcactcTTGTTggttttctctcttcctctcagcCTCGCCGCGCCGCCTCCTCGACTTGATGCTGATCTTTGTTGCtatggtttgtttgtttgtttgtttgtttttttttttttttttttttgcagtgaTTTGATACCCGGTTCGGCAGTGGGTGGGTTGAGATAGTGATGGGCGGATCAGTGGTGGTGGGTTGCGATGAGTAGATTCAATGGTGGGTGGGTCGGCTGGTGATGGGCGAATCAGTGGTGGTGGGTTATGATGTGCGAATTCAGTGGTAGGAGGGCCGGCCTATGGATGGGTTCCAAAGGATGGGTCGGTAGTGGATGGGTGGGTTGGCGGTGGGTGGGTTGGCAATGGCAGTGGGTGGGTCGGAAGTGGGTGGGTTGGCGGCGGCAGTGGGTGGGTGTGTGGGATGCGGtgggttgtgttttttgtttttgtttttttgttttggtggttgtgATTCGAGTGATTGTGGGTTGATTTTCATAGGTTGTGATGGGCTGATGTtggtgggtggtggtggttgtgggttgattttggtggttttgtttttttgttttttctggtGGTTGTGGCCGCAACAATTTTTCTAgtagtgttttatttttattttttataaggtgGTGTTGGTGGACGTGGGTTTGTGCTGGTGGTGGCTGTTGGTGTTGTTGCGGCAGTGGTTGTTGGTGGCAGTGCTAGTTATGTcgttgtttgttgttgttgatgatgatgatgaggaggaggaggaggagggtgatatattattttaatgtgttggaaatattattttaatgtatagaattggaGAATAGAATATCTGATAAATgttatgttgtaaaatgatgtgctaaaataatatagtaggTTTTTGGTATatcaaaatggcattttttatagaacagctgatgagaatgctctaatatCAAATTCCAAGTGCAAGATGGATTCTGATAGGCTAGGTTGGAAAAAGTCAATGTTGGTCAAAGTCAAAGTCAATGGTATAGTCAACAATTTGATCTTGGTTCAACGATTTTGTCCAATGGTTTAGTAATGAGCAGATTCAGGATTCAGATCTAATCGAGTCATGTATTTGGGTTAAGAGCATTCATATTGATGGAGCTACTTTTTTAGTTATTTGACAccacaaaaagtcactttatttattttacattttcacATTACAAAACATTCAATattagtggttttattttagcttttaacacaataaaataatataaacactacaataaaataatattttattcaactaCCAAAACACAATCACAACCACCATCAAAGCCATAGAAATCATTGCACAGCCATAACCCCACCACTGTAACCAGTACCCATAAAAAACCaatgaagaagaacaaaaaaagaaagcagaaaaactagaaaaaaacaAGCAGATCGACAACAACCTAGATCAGAAACACAAATCGAGAAGCCGAAACCCACAGATCAACAACAACCAGCAAAAACCCAGCCCGAAACACAAACCGAGGGGTTGAAAACCCACGTCCAAAACATAAGAGAGAGGCCAAAACTCATGCCCGAAACACAAACTCAGCCCGAAACGCAGACCTGAAACACAAACACAGCTAGAAACTCAGCCCGAAATCCATGCCGAAACACAAGCACAAACgcagaaaacagagaagaaaggCCGAGATGGGTCAACGTGGGTAAGCTTGGGACTTGGGGCTTCGGGCTTGGGTCGGCGGCGAGGGTGAGATGGGTTAGCGTAGGTCGGCGGCATGGGGCAGGGGAATTGGGCCGGTGAGGagtggaggaagaaagaaaaataaaatgcgATGGAGTATGGGTCAATGGCAATGGCTGATTGAAGCATGAGTCATCGGCG
This DNA window, taken from Quercus robur chromosome 2, dhQueRobu3.1, whole genome shotgun sequence, encodes the following:
- the LOC126704793 gene encoding cysteine-rich receptor-like protein kinase 34, which produces MTWIGIWVHVLAYDYYTPKLSNYTGAHAALYDPSRQAHNTDYGIGAWIGSGLSASKLVLGLPFYGYAWRLKNPNDNAIGALATGPAAISTDGGAMCHNDIKGYVLRPGAAIMYNATYVVNLIGLALMMLKLSELRFLMPGRRSYLVTLCGKSHMMTIGYFLQQKDPDRRYLLDWRKCIDIIEGVTQELLYLQGYSRMIIIHRDLKASNILLDEEMKPKISDYGMARIFKKDEQEANTSRIVGTYGYIPPEYMQKGLYSTKYDVYNFGVLLLQIISGKKTACYYGLDENLNLQEYAYELWREGKGTEFMDPTLGDTNSSCKLIRCTHIALLCVQENAIDRP